The segment GTCGCTGCGCATTTTGGAATCGATCTCGTCTTCCATGAGGATGCGCAGCTCTTCAGCATCCGTACCGTCGGCGATGTTCTGGAGTGCCCGGGCCAGAAAGGGATCTTTCTCGTCCACAGCCGCTTCTTCAAGCGATAGAAGACCCTCGCTCCGGGCTTTCTCGGCAAAGCCGATCAGCTGGTCGATACTGTCCTGCGGCTTGTCCGTCTTTCCCTTGAACGCTTTGGGGAGGTCCTTGAACGCCCGCACGGTGTCCCGGAAGGTATTCCCGGCCAGACCTACGGCCAGGGTGGCACCGAAAACCAGGACCATGGGCGCGGGAAGCAGGAGGGCCATGAGGTTGGCGTCTTCGAGGGTCACCATGGCGACCACCGAGCCGAAGGCCAGGAACAGGCCGATTATTGTTGAGGGATCCATGGCTTACCTTCCGTCCGGGTCCGGTGTGCGCACGAGGCTCAAGGGATAGCCCGTCACGGTGGGGAGATCCTGTGCCCGCCGAAGAATATAGGCCCGGTAATTCGCAATCAGTTCCACTACCTCCGCGAGGCCTTCCCGCACAACGTACGTAGCGCCGTCGAGCGTCACCAGGTGGGTGTCCGGGCTCTCGTGGATCCGTTCAATAATGTCCGGATTCACGGCAAAGCGGGTGCCGTTCAGGCGGGTGACAACGATCATGGGCCGTTTCTGCTTTAGCTAGGGAGGCGCTTGTAGGAGGGCGGTTCAGTTCCTACTGTCGGCCAGCGGCACGCTTGCGTTAGCTTGCAGCCGATCTGCGTCTCTCCAGCTACCCCATCAGCCCGGGTCCATCGACCGCGGTCAGGACTTGCGGACCAAGCGGGAAAGCGCCATGGGAAGCGTCAAAACCGCGACGGCGGGGACCACCAACCAGCTTCCCGCGACTCCCGCGGAGCTCAGCGCCGCGGTGACCGCGAAGGACGCGGCTACGGCAAGGGCCACCCTCCAGTCGTCGCCAATGATGAAGTCGTACCAGAACAAGCCGAACCGCTTCAGCGACTCCACCACCGAGGTCTTGCGTGGCCCTTCAGGAGGGGTCGCCCCGGCGGTCACGGTGCGGGTCCGCGCTGCGGCGGTTTCCGGATCAGCTGATTCCAAGGATGCTCCCGCCGGAGAACCGCCGTCGGGGATGGCACCGCTGAAGCCCGGGTCGGAATGGCCTGGCGCGGACACCGCGGCGGGCGTTGCTTTGGACGGGCGGCGGCGAAGCACAAGCACGATCGCCAGCGCGATGACAGCCAAGGCCGGGATGATGACCAGGAGGGAAAGATCAGCCACGGGCCACACGGCGCCTGCACCCTCGGCGCCCCAAAAGATGCCGAAGCCCGTCAGCATGATGCCGACGATGAACTTCATGGTGTTCTCCGGCACGCGGGAAAGGGGTCCGCGCACGATGATCGCCGCCACGGCCACCAGGACAACTGCCGCTGCGGCGGTCCACGCGGCCAGTCCGAGTTGACCTTGGATGTTGCCGAAGGTGACCACGATGAACGCAACTTCCAGTCCTTCGAGCAGGACGCCTTTGAAGGAGAGGGTGAAGGCGTACCAATCGCTCACTCCGAAGCGGGACCCACCGGACGCGGACTCTGCCGCGGCAAGTTCCCGACGATAGATCTCGTCCTCGTCGTGGAGGGCCTTGTGACCACTGGCGCGAAGGATGGCCTTGCGCATCCACTGGAGGCCGAAGACAAGGAGGAGCCCTCCGACGAAAATGCGCAGGACGTCCAAGGGAATCAGGGCGATCGCGGGCCCGAAGACGATGACGACGGCGGCCAGGACAACCAGGCCGGCGCCGACGCCGGAAAGGGCTGAACGCCAGTCACGGGCCGTGCCTGCCGCCAGGACGATGGTGGCAGCTTCCACTGCTTCGACCAAACAGGCAAGGAAGACGGACAGCAGCAACGCAGTGGTATTCAAGGGTGTCGCTCTCTTTCGAAGTTGTAACCGCTGTTAGATCATCAACCTAATGATCGTGACCTTAGGCTCATAACAGATTCTACTGTTCTGGTGTATGAAAAGTTAAGGGCTGTCAACACCCCGCCCCTGACGCCTTTGGAAAGCCAGACGGGAGCCACAGAGTGGTGGCGGGGCGGCGGCGGATAGAATCCGAACATGCGCCTTGCCGAATCGACCGATACTCCGGACGCGGGAGAGGCAGCCGAATGGCTGATCCTCGTCTATCGCGTCCCCTCCGAGCCCACCCGGTTGCGGGCAGCGGTCTGGCGGCGGCTCAAAGGATTGGGCGCCGTCTATCTGCAAAACTCGATCGCAGCGCTCCCGAAGTCACCGGCAGCGGAACGGGCACTCCAGAAACTGCGCCACGAAATCCTTGACATGCCCGGAACGGCAATCCTGATGTCTTCCACCGTCATCGCAGGCGACTCCCACATCCTGAACCTCTACCAATCGGCCCGCACCGATGAATACGACGAGATCGTTGACCGTTGCAAGGATTTTCTCGCCGGGATCGAGAAGGAATACCAGGCCAACCACTTCACGTATGCCGAGCTCGAGGAAAACGAGGTCGACTACACAAAGCTCGTCAACTGGCTCGCCAAGATCCGGGCGCGTGACACCTTCCAGGCACCTGGTTCCACTGAGGCGGATGCCGCCCTGGCCCAATGCGCACAGGCCTTGGAGGACTACGCAAGCAGGGTCTACTCAGAAGAATCCGAGGCGCACTGAGCGGCACGTCCACTGCCCGCGTATTAGGTCATGTAAATCTTGCGTAATACATGTGATTCCGGTCACGATGGGGCATTCTGGATGGAAATTTAGGTATGGCTAACCTAAAGTTTCAAGCTGTGAGCCCGCAGTTCCTTCCCCCGGGCTCCCTTGGATTTGCTCGCAGAAAGAAGCCCTCATGAAGATTCGCGCAAATGCGCTGACCGCCATCGCACTCGCCGCC is part of the Arthrobacter ramosus genome and harbors:
- a CDS encoding motility protein A produces the protein MDPSTIIGLFLAFGSVVAMVTLEDANLMALLLPAPMVLVFGATLAVGLAGNTFRDTVRAFKDLPKAFKGKTDKPQDSIDQLIGFAEKARSEGLLSLEEAAVDEKDPFLARALQNIADGTDAEELRILMEDEIDSKMRSDHVSAKFFASLGGYAPTIGIIGTVVSLTHVLENLSSPDHLGPMIASAFVATLWGLLSANFIWLPFASRLKRLSELEIERMTLLMEGILAVQNGTQPLLLAERLRAMVPADRLGKAKSAKKSDDDEARPGKFASSKAA
- a CDS encoding flagellar FlbD family protein codes for the protein MIVVTRLNGTRFAVNPDIIERIHESPDTHLVTLDGATYVVREGLAEVVELIANYRAYILRRAQDLPTVTGYPLSLVRTPDPDGR
- a CDS encoding COG4280 domain-containing protein; the encoded protein is MNTTALLLSVFLACLVEAVEAATIVLAAGTARDWRSALSGVGAGLVVLAAVVIVFGPAIALIPLDVLRIFVGGLLLVFGLQWMRKAILRASGHKALHDEDEIYRRELAAAESASGGSRFGVSDWYAFTLSFKGVLLEGLEVAFIVVTFGNIQGQLGLAAWTAAAAVVLVAVAAIIVRGPLSRVPENTMKFIVGIMLTGFGIFWGAEGAGAVWPVADLSLLVIIPALAVIALAIVLVLRRRPSKATPAAVSAPGHSDPGFSGAIPDGGSPAGASLESADPETAAARTRTVTAGATPPEGPRKTSVVESLKRFGLFWYDFIIGDDWRVALAVAASFAVTAALSSAGVAGSWLVVPAVAVLTLPMALSRLVRKS
- a CDS encoding Chromate resistance protein ChrB, translating into MRLAESTDTPDAGEAAEWLILVYRVPSEPTRLRAAVWRRLKGLGAVYLQNSIAALPKSPAAERALQKLRHEILDMPGTAILMSSTVIAGDSHILNLYQSARTDEYDEIVDRCKDFLAGIEKEYQANHFTYAELEENEVDYTKLVNWLAKIRARDTFQAPGSTEADAALAQCAQALEDYASRVYSEESEAH